In a single window of the Biomphalaria glabrata chromosome 13, xgBioGlab47.1, whole genome shotgun sequence genome:
- the LOC106056498 gene encoding polyhomeotic-like protein 1 isoform X1, with amino-acid sequence MSDQQAQQAPQQTVQSSPVQQPQQQQTQTHSQPQMVQQVQQQQQQQQQQQQQQQQIHQQIQQQQTQQQPRVSNVGTVSIQGMVAPQAQTPQPTLTASTNVLRAGTPIPQLQFISQFPPQYSYMLQNPNAIAMQFSQLNYAMQQQQQQQQQQQQQRAATTANPGSPGGILSPTAATQMPTHISLGNGSNIITGTMQGMLAQGAVASGNAKSQSAGGKGQTIQGQGQNTSAAIASMVSKNPTVLPAQQTAGTPMVLGQIFSSQANTNLASSYVPQCTTMNSHQGGIRLNQAQVVNSAGQIITSQPVQGILTNQAIMQAMANLQMQQGIPIATATGHQQIINQGQAQMPQAIFTGQNFLIRTQAPIQQQPITMANMQAAAFTAGLKPQNQQQQQQQQQMQQQQQVQGQQTPKGNNAGKIILPSVNRTPVTAKIQPNVTQPNKVSVPAVPRQPKPRPKAQPKTPTSTASVSPLTPANKVSSTSAPTVTSVTVSAPSTPVTAVVMSMPSLTVTQASPIRQSPAAVVASVEGAEVNAQRLSQNTAQTPPAPKPVTEAEVEPMKIPAASPASDTSQKDKIKTTVVSSSSTVTSTVAAVPALKNNSSSHGVTSPPPLVSPPPIPKAASVESTPTGVRMTIDDIVLEEKPKLSEIVKQSPSTIDPAAMEAAGLTTVIKESKPVILPLPVVEKQRAIVKPQILTHFIEGFIIQEGLEPFPVQQSSLLQEFIPPKASLQIVKESEEEGTSYDDEPPTLLSQVDAHLSSTQLISHFPQRKDDQEQQKSPVKLLKCEMCQKVGPASTFNNSRRFCSLTCSRRHSVSNSRRVGIYKSRGTARKRKHILGRKNWRVSKGVRLPFAMASGNSTTNPDNNEDSNTAPVGDEMSSSNSAQDTSSSAASPSRSQDFEMDMEANIPRTDPGKWTVTEVYEFIQSMPGCREYAEEFRSQEIDGQALLLLKEDHLMTAMNIKLGPALKICSKINSLKSENTPS; translated from the exons ATGTCTGACCAACAAGCTCAGCAGGCACCTCAGCAAACGGTCCAGTCCAGCCCAGTCCAGCAACCCCAACAACAGCAAACTCAAACACACAGCCAGCCACAAATGGTCCAGCAGGttcagcaacaacaacaacagcagcagcagcaacaacaacaacaacaacagattcATCAGCAGATTCAACAACAGCAGACACAACAGCAGCCCAGAGTGTCTAATGTGGGGACTGTGTCTATTCAGGGGATGGTGGCGCCCCAGGCCCAGACACCACAGCCCACGCTCACTGCTTCTACTAATGTTCTTCGGGCAGGCACACCTATCCCTCAGCTCCAGTTCATCTCCCAGTTCCCTCCACAGTACTCTTACATGCTACAGAATCCTAATGCTATAG CTATGCAATTTTCACAACTTAATTACGCCATgcagcaacaacagcagcagcaacagcaacaacaacagcagagAGCTGCAACCACTGCTAACCCTGGAAGTCCTGGTGGAATTCTCTCTCCTACAGCAGCCACTCAAATG CCCACCCACATTTCACTGGGGAATGGAAGCAACATCATCACTGGAACCATGCAGGGCATGTTGGCGCAAGGTGCTGTAGCAAGTGGTAATGCTAAGTCACAAAGTGCTGGTGGCAAAGGTCAGACCATTCAGGGCCAAGGCCAGAATACCAGTGCTGCTATAGCCTCCATGGTGTCTAAGAATCCCACTGTCTTACCCGCCCAACAGACTGCAGGCACCCCCATGGTGCTGGGCCAGATTTTTTCAAGCCAAGCCAACACCAACTTGGCTAGTAGCTATGTGCCTCag TGCACCACAATGAACAGCCATCAGGGAGGAATCAGACTGAACCAGGCCCAGGTGGTCAATAGTGCTGGACAGATCATCACCTCTCAGCCGGTGCAGGGCATCCTGACCAATCAGGCCATCATGCAGGCCATGGCCAACCTGCAAATGCAACAGGGTATCCCCATTGCCACGGCAACAGGCCACCAGCAGATTATTAATCAAGGCCAGGCTCAGATGCCA CAGGCCATTTTCACAGGACAAAACTTTTTAATCAGGACTCAGGCACCCATCCAGCAACAGCCTATCACCATGGCCAACATGCAAGCTGCAGCATTCACTGCTGGATTAAAGCCTCAGAAtcagcagcagcagcaacaacagcaacaaatgCAACAACAGCAGCAAGTTCAAGGTCAACAAACACCTAAG GGTAAtaatgctggcaaaatcataCTACCCTCTGTGAATCGTACTCCAGTTACAGCTAAAATCCAGCCCAATGTTACCCAGCCCAATAAAGTCAGTGTGCCGGCTGTGCCCAGGCAACCAAAGCCTCGTCCCAAGGCTCAGCCCAAGACACCGACATCTACAGCCTCTGTCTCACCCTTGACCCCTGCTAATAAGGTCAGCAGCACCTCTGCCCCCACCGTCACCAGCGTCACAGTGTCAGCCCCATCCACTCCTGTTACTGCAGTTGTCATGTCCATGCCATCATTGACAGTGACACAGGCATCCCCCATTCGCCAAAGTCCTGCGGCAGTGGTGGCATCAGTTGAGGGTGCTGAAGTCAATGCCCAAAGATTGTCACAGAATACTGCACAGACACCTCCAGCACCCAAGCCAGTAACAGAAGCGGag GTTGAACCAATGAAAATACCCGCAGCCTCCCCAGCCAGTGATACATCTCAGAAAGACAAGATAAAAACTACCGTTGTGTCATCGTCCTCAACTGTTACAAGTACAGTTGCGGCAGTCCCAGCTCTAAAGAACAACTCAAGTAGTCATGGCGTTACCTCTCCACCTCCCCTTGTCTCACCTCCTCCTATTCCTAAGGCAGCCAGCGTGGAGTCAACACCTACTGGTGTCAGAATGACTATTGATGACATTGTGTTGGAGGAGAAGCCCAAACTGTCTGAGATAGTTAAGCAGAGCCCCTCCACCATCGACCCTGCGGCCATGGAGGCAGCAGGCCTGACCACTGTTATCAAGGAGAGTAAGCCTGTCATTCTGCCCTTACCTGTTGTAGAGAAACAGAGGGCGATTGTGAAGCCTCAGATACTAACTCACTTCATTGAAGGATTTATTATACAAGAGGGACTCGAACCTTTTCCA GTTCAGCAGTCGTCATTACTGCAAGAGTTTATTCCACCTAAAGCCAGTCTACAAATAGTGAAAGAATCTGAAGAGGAGGGAACTAGTTATGATGATGAGCCGCCAACTTTACTCAGCCAAGTTGATG CTCACTTGTCCAGCACTCAGTTAATCTCCCATTTCCCTCAACGAAAAGATGACCAAGAGCAGCAGAAGTCACCAGTCAAACTTCTCAAGTGTGAGATGTGCCAGAAAGTCGGCCCAGCTTCCACTTTTAACAACTCCAGGAGGTTTTGTTCTCTGACTTGTTCCAGGCGTCACAGTGTGAGCAACAGCAGGCGTGTTGGAATTTACAAATCTAGGG GAACTGCTAGAAAGCGTAAGCACATACTTGGCCGCAAGAACTGGAGAGTGTCTAAAGGAGTCAGGCTGCCTTTTGCCATGGCCTCAGGCAACAGTACCACTAATCCAGACAACAATGAAGACAGCAACACAGCa CCTGTGGGTGATGAAATGAGCAGCTCCAACAGTGCTCAGGACACCAGCTCATCTGCTGCCTCGCCGTCCAGGTCACAAGACTTTGAAATGGACATGGAGGCCAACATTCCACGCACTGACCCAGGGAAATGGACT GTCACTGAAGTCTATGAGTTTATCCAATCTATGCCAGGCTGCAGAGAATATGCCGAGGAATTCCGCTCTCAGGAGATTGATGGCCAGGCCTTACTGTTGTTGAAAGAGGATCACTTGATGACTGCCATGAATATAAAATTGGGTCCAGCCCTCAAAATCTGCTCCAAGATTAATTCACTCAAGTCTGAAAATACCCCGTCATAA
- the LOC106056498 gene encoding polyhomeotic-like protein 1 isoform X2: protein MSDQQAQQAPQQTVQSSPVQQPQQQQTQTHSQPQMVQQVQQQQQQQQQQQQQQQQIHQQIQQQQTQQQPRVSNVGTVSIQGMVAPQAQTPQPTLTASTNVLRAGTPIPQLQFISQFPPQYSYMLQNPNAIAMQFSQLNYAMQQQQQQQQQQQQQRAATTANPGSPGGILSPTAATQMPTHISLGNGSNIITGTMQGMLAQGAVASGNAKSQSAGGKGQTIQGQGQNTSAAIASMVSKNPTVLPAQQTAGTPMVLGQIFSSQANTNLASSYVPQCTTMNSHQGGIRLNQAQVVNSAGQIITSQPVQGILTNQAIMQAMANLQMQQGIPIATATGHQQIINQGQAQMPAIFTGQNFLIRTQAPIQQQPITMANMQAAAFTAGLKPQNQQQQQQQQQMQQQQQVQGQQTPKGNNAGKIILPSVNRTPVTAKIQPNVTQPNKVSVPAVPRQPKPRPKAQPKTPTSTASVSPLTPANKVSSTSAPTVTSVTVSAPSTPVTAVVMSMPSLTVTQASPIRQSPAAVVASVEGAEVNAQRLSQNTAQTPPAPKPVTEAEVEPMKIPAASPASDTSQKDKIKTTVVSSSSTVTSTVAAVPALKNNSSSHGVTSPPPLVSPPPIPKAASVESTPTGVRMTIDDIVLEEKPKLSEIVKQSPSTIDPAAMEAAGLTTVIKESKPVILPLPVVEKQRAIVKPQILTHFIEGFIIQEGLEPFPVQQSSLLQEFIPPKASLQIVKESEEEGTSYDDEPPTLLSQVDAHLSSTQLISHFPQRKDDQEQQKSPVKLLKCEMCQKVGPASTFNNSRRFCSLTCSRRHSVSNSRRVGIYKSRGTARKRKHILGRKNWRVSKGVRLPFAMASGNSTTNPDNNEDSNTAPVGDEMSSSNSAQDTSSSAASPSRSQDFEMDMEANIPRTDPGKWTVTEVYEFIQSMPGCREYAEEFRSQEIDGQALLLLKEDHLMTAMNIKLGPALKICSKINSLKSENTPS, encoded by the exons ATGTCTGACCAACAAGCTCAGCAGGCACCTCAGCAAACGGTCCAGTCCAGCCCAGTCCAGCAACCCCAACAACAGCAAACTCAAACACACAGCCAGCCACAAATGGTCCAGCAGGttcagcaacaacaacaacagcagcagcagcaacaacaacaacaacaacagattcATCAGCAGATTCAACAACAGCAGACACAACAGCAGCCCAGAGTGTCTAATGTGGGGACTGTGTCTATTCAGGGGATGGTGGCGCCCCAGGCCCAGACACCACAGCCCACGCTCACTGCTTCTACTAATGTTCTTCGGGCAGGCACACCTATCCCTCAGCTCCAGTTCATCTCCCAGTTCCCTCCACAGTACTCTTACATGCTACAGAATCCTAATGCTATAG CTATGCAATTTTCACAACTTAATTACGCCATgcagcaacaacagcagcagcaacagcaacaacaacagcagagAGCTGCAACCACTGCTAACCCTGGAAGTCCTGGTGGAATTCTCTCTCCTACAGCAGCCACTCAAATG CCCACCCACATTTCACTGGGGAATGGAAGCAACATCATCACTGGAACCATGCAGGGCATGTTGGCGCAAGGTGCTGTAGCAAGTGGTAATGCTAAGTCACAAAGTGCTGGTGGCAAAGGTCAGACCATTCAGGGCCAAGGCCAGAATACCAGTGCTGCTATAGCCTCCATGGTGTCTAAGAATCCCACTGTCTTACCCGCCCAACAGACTGCAGGCACCCCCATGGTGCTGGGCCAGATTTTTTCAAGCCAAGCCAACACCAACTTGGCTAGTAGCTATGTGCCTCag TGCACCACAATGAACAGCCATCAGGGAGGAATCAGACTGAACCAGGCCCAGGTGGTCAATAGTGCTGGACAGATCATCACCTCTCAGCCGGTGCAGGGCATCCTGACCAATCAGGCCATCATGCAGGCCATGGCCAACCTGCAAATGCAACAGGGTATCCCCATTGCCACGGCAACAGGCCACCAGCAGATTATTAATCAAGGCCAGGCTCAGATGCCA GCCATTTTCACAGGACAAAACTTTTTAATCAGGACTCAGGCACCCATCCAGCAACAGCCTATCACCATGGCCAACATGCAAGCTGCAGCATTCACTGCTGGATTAAAGCCTCAGAAtcagcagcagcagcaacaacagcaacaaatgCAACAACAGCAGCAAGTTCAAGGTCAACAAACACCTAAG GGTAAtaatgctggcaaaatcataCTACCCTCTGTGAATCGTACTCCAGTTACAGCTAAAATCCAGCCCAATGTTACCCAGCCCAATAAAGTCAGTGTGCCGGCTGTGCCCAGGCAACCAAAGCCTCGTCCCAAGGCTCAGCCCAAGACACCGACATCTACAGCCTCTGTCTCACCCTTGACCCCTGCTAATAAGGTCAGCAGCACCTCTGCCCCCACCGTCACCAGCGTCACAGTGTCAGCCCCATCCACTCCTGTTACTGCAGTTGTCATGTCCATGCCATCATTGACAGTGACACAGGCATCCCCCATTCGCCAAAGTCCTGCGGCAGTGGTGGCATCAGTTGAGGGTGCTGAAGTCAATGCCCAAAGATTGTCACAGAATACTGCACAGACACCTCCAGCACCCAAGCCAGTAACAGAAGCGGag GTTGAACCAATGAAAATACCCGCAGCCTCCCCAGCCAGTGATACATCTCAGAAAGACAAGATAAAAACTACCGTTGTGTCATCGTCCTCAACTGTTACAAGTACAGTTGCGGCAGTCCCAGCTCTAAAGAACAACTCAAGTAGTCATGGCGTTACCTCTCCACCTCCCCTTGTCTCACCTCCTCCTATTCCTAAGGCAGCCAGCGTGGAGTCAACACCTACTGGTGTCAGAATGACTATTGATGACATTGTGTTGGAGGAGAAGCCCAAACTGTCTGAGATAGTTAAGCAGAGCCCCTCCACCATCGACCCTGCGGCCATGGAGGCAGCAGGCCTGACCACTGTTATCAAGGAGAGTAAGCCTGTCATTCTGCCCTTACCTGTTGTAGAGAAACAGAGGGCGATTGTGAAGCCTCAGATACTAACTCACTTCATTGAAGGATTTATTATACAAGAGGGACTCGAACCTTTTCCA GTTCAGCAGTCGTCATTACTGCAAGAGTTTATTCCACCTAAAGCCAGTCTACAAATAGTGAAAGAATCTGAAGAGGAGGGAACTAGTTATGATGATGAGCCGCCAACTTTACTCAGCCAAGTTGATG CTCACTTGTCCAGCACTCAGTTAATCTCCCATTTCCCTCAACGAAAAGATGACCAAGAGCAGCAGAAGTCACCAGTCAAACTTCTCAAGTGTGAGATGTGCCAGAAAGTCGGCCCAGCTTCCACTTTTAACAACTCCAGGAGGTTTTGTTCTCTGACTTGTTCCAGGCGTCACAGTGTGAGCAACAGCAGGCGTGTTGGAATTTACAAATCTAGGG GAACTGCTAGAAAGCGTAAGCACATACTTGGCCGCAAGAACTGGAGAGTGTCTAAAGGAGTCAGGCTGCCTTTTGCCATGGCCTCAGGCAACAGTACCACTAATCCAGACAACAATGAAGACAGCAACACAGCa CCTGTGGGTGATGAAATGAGCAGCTCCAACAGTGCTCAGGACACCAGCTCATCTGCTGCCTCGCCGTCCAGGTCACAAGACTTTGAAATGGACATGGAGGCCAACATTCCACGCACTGACCCAGGGAAATGGACT GTCACTGAAGTCTATGAGTTTATCCAATCTATGCCAGGCTGCAGAGAATATGCCGAGGAATTCCGCTCTCAGGAGATTGATGGCCAGGCCTTACTGTTGTTGAAAGAGGATCACTTGATGACTGCCATGAATATAAAATTGGGTCCAGCCCTCAAAATCTGCTCCAAGATTAATTCACTCAAGTCTGAAAATACCCCGTCATAA